In one Ananas comosus cultivar F153 linkage group 12, ASM154086v1, whole genome shotgun sequence genomic region, the following are encoded:
- the LOC109718680 gene encoding 36.4 kDa proline-rich protein-like: MGKLFLALLVFLALFYSVLSCPYCPTPVPPIVLPPPPPPPSTLVPCPPPPPRRGPTCPIDTLKLDACVNILGGLVNIVIGGEGQATDACCPVLEGVADLDAALCLCTCIKANLLNINILLPIAIEVLLDCGKHIPSDYQCPGY; this comes from the coding sequence ATGGGTAAGTTATTTTTGGCCCTCTTAGTATTTCTCGCACTCTTTTATTCTGTACTATCATGTCCCTATTGCCCAACACCTGTTCCGCCGATAGTactaccgccgccgccgccgccaccgtccACGTTAGTGCCCTGCCCCCCTCCGCCCCCTAGACGGGGGCCAACCTGTCCTATCGACACTCTGAAGCTGGACGCTTGTGTGAATATCCTAGGCGGGCTAGTAAACATTGTGATTGGGGGCGAGGGGCAGGCGACGGACGCCTGCTGCCCCGTCCTCGAAGGCGTCGCGGACTTAGACGCGGCTCTCTGCCTTTGCACCTGCATTAAGGCCAACCTTCTTAACATCAACATACTTCTCCCTATTGCTATTGAGGTGCTCTTGGATTGTGGGAAACATATTCCTTCAGATTATCAGTGTCCTGGGTATTAA